The DNA sequence GGCTTGTGTCGGCCACCTCACATCAGCTGGGTCGCTCTCTGCCTTCTCAAGCCGCCGCCCTAATATATAACCTCTTAACCTCTTTTCAGTACTTTATTACTTATGGCTAGCCTAGTTTTGAAGCTTCAACATGACCACGGGCGATGCCGTAAGCCCTACTGCGAGCAAAGTGGCGTCAAATGTCGAGACGACTGGGCGTTAGTTGGACACACAGCGAGTAACGTAGTGACATGAGAGATGCCACAGCAGTTGAGCGGATCTGCACACAAGTCGATGAAAAATttgccatctctgtctctctttcacccAGACTCGAGAGGATGGGGAATGTATTCGCTAATCTCTTTAAAAGTTTGTTTGGGAAGAAGGAGATGAGAATTTTGATGGTGGGACTGGAtgctgctggaaaaaccaccaTTTTGTACAAACTGAAATTGGGAGAGATCGTGACTACCATCCCCACCATTGGTAATGCACACACGCTTGCACCTCCCCTCGACCCCCGTTATTATCTCCATCACGGGCTGGGTTTCATGCACTTTATAGACTGTTGACCTCCACGTTTCACATTTGTGGGCAGGTGTTGCTGTCACCTGGTTTGTCTTGACTTTTCTTGTGCAATGCAGAGTTCCTTTGTATTAACGGTCTGTgtattgtattgtgtgtgtgtgtgggggggggggggggttgggttggTTGTTTAATCTCCAGGTTTTAATGTTGAGACGGTCGAGTACAAGAACATCAGTTTCACAGTCTGGGATGTCGGTGGTCAGGACAAAATCAGACCATTGTGGAGACACTATTTTCAGAACACGCAAGGTAAGAGAGCACACCTACCATTTCagcataaaaaataaaatatcaacCTTCTGCTTGGACTTTAATGCATTTTGCACCTGGAGTGAATGTTGCTGAGATTGCTGTAAGAATGTTTAACCCTTCCAGTATTGGGAATTAATTCCACAAAGAGCCATTCTGCTGTTTGGAGACCAAACTCCACAGCATTTAAAAATGTTCCCCATGCGTGTGTTGTTGTGTACTACAAATAGTAACTATTAAAATTTAATAATCATCTTCCCTATTGCCAGCTGTATCCAAAATAGTTTCATACTTGCTGAAGTATGCATAAGTCTTCCATTGTAAGTAATCGCAGacattgttgtgtttttttttttgtggtatCGAATAGTTTGAAGAAAATGAGCTGTGGTTTCTGAAAGACCTCTATTCATGTTCCACTCACATTCTGCAGCATGTTTGTAAATGAAGCTGCTTTTGAGATGAGGTTTCTCACCTGCAGGCTTGATCTTCGTGGTGGACAGCAACGACCGGGAGCGAGTCACCGAAGCGCGGGAGGAGCTCGCGAGGATGCTGGCGGAAGACGAGCTACGCGATGCCGTCCTCCTTGTTTTCGCAAACAAGCAGGTGAGGATTACGTCACCCCGCCCAGACGTAAAGGACCAGACGTAAACGATGCTGCCCTGGGCTCTCACCTTTCATGTTAATCACCGAGTTTTGTCAGTAATTAGGCCGGAACTGTAGCTGACTAGGGCCCTCGGACATGGCAGGAAAGACGAagtggtgtgtgatgtttgtgtgcgtCCCTGGTTGTGCTCGCAGGACCTGCCAAACGCGATGAACGCCGCCGAGATCACCGACAAGTTGGGCCTTCACGCCCTGCGTCACCGAAACTGGTAC is a window from the Brachyhypopomus gauderio isolate BG-103 chromosome 13, BGAUD_0.2, whole genome shotgun sequence genome containing:
- the arf2b gene encoding ARF GTPase 2b yields the protein MGNVFANLFKSLFGKKEMRILMVGLDAAGKTTILYKLKLGEIVTTIPTIGFNVETVEYKNISFTVWDVGGQDKIRPLWRHYFQNTQGLIFVVDSNDRERVTEAREELARMLAEDELRDAVLLVFANKQDLPNAMNAAEITDKLGLHALRHRNWYIQATCATSGDGLYEGLDWLSNQLKNQK